One part of the Acidiferrobacteraceae bacterium genome encodes these proteins:
- the trpC gene encoding indole-3-glycerol phosphate synthase TrpC, which yields MDGVPDILKRILVRKAEEISARTARTPLEALKQQCADADPTRGFVRALRARVDDGRPAVIAEIKKASPSKGVLREDFDPAAIAESYARHGAACLSVLTDVDFFQGADQFLRDARAACALPVLRKDFVLDPYQVYESRVLDADCILLIAAALGDQQMGELYGLARELGMDVLVEVHNGDELNRALALDLDMIGINNRDLHTFDTRLETTLDLLPDIPGDCLVVTESGIHTTDDVQHMRKHGVNAFLVGEAFMRAADPGVRLAELFAGDTITEGQEK from the coding sequence ATGGACGGGGTACCCGATATCCTCAAGCGCATACTCGTGCGTAAGGCCGAGGAGATATCCGCGCGCACGGCGCGCACGCCACTGGAGGCCCTCAAGCAACAGTGCGCAGATGCGGATCCAACCCGGGGCTTTGTTCGTGCGCTGCGCGCGCGCGTCGATGACGGCCGCCCGGCGGTTATCGCCGAGATCAAGAAGGCCTCGCCGAGCAAGGGCGTACTGCGCGAGGACTTTGATCCCGCCGCGATCGCCGAAAGCTATGCGCGTCACGGCGCCGCGTGTCTTTCGGTCCTCACCGACGTCGATTTCTTTCAGGGTGCCGATCAGTTCCTTCGGGATGCACGAGCGGCCTGCGCATTACCGGTCCTGCGCAAGGATTTCGTGCTGGATCCCTATCAGGTGTACGAATCCCGCGTCCTGGACGCCGATTGCATCCTGCTGATCGCCGCCGCACTTGGGGACCAACAGATGGGTGAGCTCTACGGACTTGCCCGGGAACTGGGAATGGATGTGTTGGTGGAAGTGCACAACGGCGATGAACTGAACCGGGCGCTGGCGCTGGATCTGGACATGATCGGCATCAACAACCGGGATCTGCATACCTTCGATACGCGCCTGGAGACAACACTGGATCTTCTGCCGGACATCCCCGGGGATTGCCTGGTGGTTACCGAGAGCGGTATCCACACCACCGACGATGTGCAACATATGCGCAAGCACGGAGTGAATGCCTTTCTTGTCGGCGAGGCCTTCATGCGCGCAGCGGATCCGGGTGTACGTCTGGCCGAGCTGTTTGCTGGTGACACGATTACAGAAGGACAAGAGAAATGA
- a CDS encoding OsmC family protein: MKTTVRWAGEASFVAETETGHELVMDGSPEHGGRNKGPRPMELVLTGMGGCTAFDVVLILRRSRQDIRDCVAEIDAERADEVPKVFTRIHVHFVVSGRDLDPSRVERAIKLSAEKYCSASIMLGKTAEITHDFEIVEVES, encoded by the coding sequence ATGAAGACGACCGTACGCTGGGCCGGTGAGGCCAGTTTCGTTGCTGAGACCGAGACCGGACATGAGCTTGTGATGGATGGATCGCCGGAGCATGGCGGCCGGAACAAGGGGCCGCGGCCGATGGAACTGGTCTTGACCGGCATGGGCGGCTGTACCGCCTTCGATGTGGTGCTCATCCTGCGGCGATCCCGGCAGGATATCCGGGATTGCGTCGCCGAGATCGATGCCGAGCGTGCAGACGAGGTCCCCAAGGTGTTTACCCGAATCCACGTACATTTTGTGGTTAGCGGCCGGGACCTGGATCCATCGCGGGTGGAACGTGCGATCAAGCTGTCGGCGGAAAAATACTGCTCCGCCTCCATAATGCTGGGAAAGACGGCCGAGATCACGCACGACTTCGAGATCGTGGAGGTGGAGTCATGA